A part of Desulfotomaculum nigrificans DSM 574 genomic DNA contains:
- a CDS encoding DUF3892 domain-containing protein, with protein MDIQGVKVNAGGEVTDIMIDGNTYGMDKAVKLAKSGLIQGVKIDRRENGEEYISSFDNGMKLADLPGFE; from the coding sequence ATGGACATTCAAGGGGTTAAAGTAAATGCCGGTGGGGAAGTTACTGACATAATGATAGACGGCAATACCTATGGTATGGACAAAGCCGTTAAACTGGCCAAATCCGGTTTGATTCAAGGGGTTAAGATAGACCGGCGTGAAAACGGCGAGGAGTATATTTCATCTTTTGATAACGGTATGAAGTTGGCGGATCTGCCTGGATTTGAGTAA
- a CDS encoding DUF3243 domain-containing protein: protein MEIGENWHKWKEILGNAVGLGEKMGLDEETINNAAYHLGNFFANNFDPANKEQRLMKELWDEANEDERKSMAAVMTRLAHKASNH from the coding sequence ATGGAAATAGGTGAAAACTGGCATAAATGGAAAGAGATTTTGGGTAATGCCGTTGGTCTTGGGGAAAAAATGGGTCTGGATGAAGAGACCATCAACAATGCAGCTTATCATTTAGGCAATTTCTTTGCCAATAATTTTGACCCGGCTAACAAGGAACAACGGCTGATGAAAGAGCTTTGGGATGAAGCCAATGAAGATGAAAGAAAAAGTATGGCTGCGGTAATGACCAGGTTGGCCCACAAAGCCAGTAACCATTAA
- a CDS encoding bifunctional diguanylate cyclase/phosphohydrolase produces the protein MNEWQHKRENNFKELRVIIFLLCAIVFGMAILFKFNWNITASQTYESIPNYLRNNFLLVLCLLVALLGSGIMPRLNALSVGTLLLSTFIFILIAHFHDYYLKTLLIIPVAFASFSKSKKFGCIIAFGSGLLLCLGDLYKYGFKFPNRYFESDIIFTGVMFICAWLIGGIASIERDTRNYLLELANKDGLSGVYNHRYFQDYFKKSVEEAKETNQPISLIIFDIDFFKYYNDTFGHTAGDQVLRDVGQVLLQEIKHPGIAARYGGDEFCILLPHHDSKAAFLTAKKLKDKINELILNDEKVNQLPTGKLSITVGVASFPEHTKSGEDLLELADQALYKAKRTSKDKIELYFNVLDTLKGTCDQSEMELLSSTKTLLSIINAKDRYTYGHSERVLKYATLLAQKCGLNEEEVRFIQYGAYLHDIGKIEVDINILNKPGRVSTEEWEVLKQHPYWGSEIIRPIKSLAKVRPYILHHHENYDGTGYPLGLSGSNIPLGARIIRIVDSFDAMTTDRPYKKGMTAETACQEILSMAGTHYDPSLCSLFVSLVLSQSETFNT, from the coding sequence ATGAATGAATGGCAACATAAAAGAGAGAATAACTTCAAAGAGCTAAGAGTTATCATATTTCTGCTTTGTGCAATTGTTTTTGGCATGGCTATCTTATTTAAATTTAATTGGAATATAACAGCTAGTCAGACATATGAAAGCATACCAAACTATCTTCGTAATAACTTTTTATTAGTGCTTTGCTTACTAGTTGCATTATTAGGCTCTGGCATAATGCCCCGTTTAAATGCACTTTCTGTTGGGACACTGTTGCTTTCAACTTTCATTTTTATCCTAATTGCCCATTTTCACGATTATTACCTAAAGACCCTTTTAATCATACCAGTTGCTTTTGCATCATTTTCGAAAAGCAAAAAATTTGGTTGTATCATTGCTTTCGGCAGTGGCTTACTATTATGTCTAGGAGATTTATATAAATACGGTTTTAAGTTCCCCAATAGATACTTCGAATCTGATATTATCTTCACAGGTGTCATGTTTATCTGTGCCTGGCTTATCGGGGGGATTGCCAGTATTGAACGAGACACAAGAAATTACTTACTTGAATTAGCCAACAAAGATGGTTTGTCCGGTGTTTACAACCATAGATACTTCCAGGATTACTTTAAGAAATCAGTAGAAGAGGCAAAGGAAACCAACCAACCCATTAGCCTCATTATCTTTGATATAGATTTTTTTAAGTATTATAACGACACCTTTGGGCATACTGCCGGAGATCAAGTCTTAAGAGATGTAGGGCAAGTTCTGTTGCAGGAGATAAAGCACCCCGGTATTGCTGCCCGGTATGGTGGTGATGAATTTTGTATATTGCTGCCGCACCATGACTCAAAGGCCGCTTTTCTAACAGCGAAGAAGCTTAAAGATAAGATAAATGAACTAATACTAAACGATGAGAAGGTCAATCAACTCCCCACCGGCAAATTGAGTATTACCGTGGGAGTAGCAAGTTTCCCGGAACATACAAAATCTGGCGAAGATTTACTGGAGTTGGCCGACCAGGCCCTTTATAAAGCAAAAAGGACCAGCAAAGACAAAATAGAATTATACTTTAACGTCCTTGATACATTAAAAGGTACCTGTGACCAATCTGAAATGGAGCTTCTGAGCTCCACTAAAACGCTTCTCAGTATTATCAACGCCAAGGATCGCTATACCTATGGGCATTCTGAAAGGGTGCTGAAATACGCCACTTTACTGGCCCAAAAGTGTGGGCTAAACGAAGAAGAAGTTCGTTTTATTCAGTACGGAGCATACCTACATGATATAGGTAAGATTGAAGTGGATATTAATATCCTGAATAAACCGGGTCGAGTATCCACAGAGGAGTGGGAGGTTCTCAAGCAGCATCCCTACTGGGGTAGCGAGATTATTCGGCCCATTAAGTCCTTGGCTAAGGTTAGACCCTATATCCTCCATCACCATGAAAACTATGACGGTACGGGGTACCCGCTGGGCCTTAGCGGGTCTAATATCCCACTTGGCGCACGGATTATACGTATTGTAGACAGCTTTGATGCCATGACTACGGACAGACCCTACAAAAAAGGCATGACCGCAGAAACTGCTTGCCAAGAAATATTATCAATGGCAGGCACCCATTATGATCCCTCATTATGCAGTCTTTTTGTCAGTCTTGTCCTATCCCAATCGGAAACCTTTAATACATAG
- a CDS encoding cation:dicarboxylate symporter family transporter, translating into MKKYGLVFQILIGLILGIIVGAVFYGNPAINDYLKPIGDIFIRLIKMIVVPIVLSTLIVGVAGVGDVKKLGRLGGKTIIYFEVVTTIAILVGLLAANIVHPGVGVDMSQLSKGDISKYIATTETTKSHGFIETIVNIVPTNIFDSMAKGDMLAVIFFAVMFGLGLSALGEKGKPAVNFFQIVAETMFNVTNMVMRFAPFGVFALIGATVSKFGVASLVPLGKLVITVYVTMALFIIVVLGIMAKLAGINIFNLLSYLKEELLLSYSTASSESVLPRIMEKMEKLGCPKSITSFVIPTGYSFNLDGSTLYQALAAMFIAQMYGIHMPITAQITLVLVLMVTSKGIAGVPGVSFVVLLATLGSVGIPLEGLAFIAGIDRLLDMARTVVNVVGNSVATLVISKWEGKLDAHQVVRNMSLVKKAA; encoded by the coding sequence ATGAAAAAATACGGTCTGGTATTTCAAATTTTAATTGGTTTAATCTTAGGTATCATTGTGGGAGCAGTATTTTACGGTAACCCGGCTATTAATGATTACCTAAAACCCATTGGCGACATTTTTATTCGTTTAATTAAAATGATTGTGGTACCAATTGTGTTGTCCACTCTAATTGTGGGTGTGGCCGGTGTTGGTGATGTGAAAAAGCTTGGCCGACTGGGTGGTAAAACAATTATCTATTTTGAGGTAGTTACCACCATCGCCATTTTGGTAGGTCTTTTGGCCGCCAACATCGTACACCCGGGTGTTGGTGTGGATATGAGTCAATTGTCTAAAGGTGATATCAGTAAGTATATTGCCACCACCGAGACTACCAAGAGTCATGGTTTTATTGAAACCATTGTTAACATTGTCCCCACCAATATTTTTGATTCCATGGCCAAAGGCGATATGCTGGCTGTTATCTTCTTTGCCGTTATGTTTGGCTTGGGTTTATCTGCCCTGGGTGAAAAGGGCAAACCGGCCGTTAACTTTTTCCAGATTGTGGCCGAGACCATGTTTAACGTGACTAATATGGTGATGAGGTTTGCTCCCTTTGGTGTATTTGCACTGATTGGGGCGACCGTTTCCAAATTTGGGGTAGCCTCACTGGTGCCATTGGGCAAACTGGTGATTACCGTTTATGTGACCATGGCTCTTTTTATTATTGTAGTTTTGGGCATTATGGCCAAACTGGCCGGAATTAACATCTTTAACCTATTAAGTTACCTCAAAGAGGAGTTATTACTGTCTTACTCCACGGCCAGCAGTGAGAGCGTATTGCCGAGAATTATGGAAAAAATGGAGAAACTTGGCTGTCCCAAGTCCATTACTTCCTTTGTGATTCCTACCGGGTATTCATTCAACCTTGACGGCAGTACCTTGTACCAGGCTCTGGCGGCCATGTTTATTGCTCAGATGTATGGTATCCACATGCCTATAACAGCCCAGATTACTTTAGTTCTGGTGCTGATGGTTACTTCCAAGGGCATTGCCGGGGTGCCAGGGGTTTCCTTCGTAGTGCTGTTAGCCACCCTGGGGTCAGTTGGTATCCCGCTGGAAGGACTGGCCTTCATTGCCGGTATAGACCGTTTGTTAGACATGGCCAGAACGGTGGTTAACGTGGTAGGTAACAGTGTTGCTACCCTGGTTATATCCAAGTGGGAAGGAAAACTTGATGCTCACCAGGTGGTTCGCAACATGTCATTAGTTAAAAAAGCTGCTTAG
- a CDS encoding cyclic lactone autoinducer peptide: MKQLKRIKSILVTIATIVLTLSALINSASACGVIHYQPKLPQALRK; encoded by the coding sequence GTGAAACAATTGAAAAGGATTAAGTCAATATTAGTAACTATAGCAACCATTGTATTGACTTTATCAGCTCTTATTAACTCTGCTTCTGCTTGTGGTGTAATACACTATCAACCTAAGTTACCTCAGGCACTTAGAAAGTAA
- a CDS encoding type II toxin-antitoxin system HicB family antitoxin — protein MKDLKYYMNLNYEIKIRQLTEEEGGGWFAEIPLLPGCMSDGETVEEAITNINDAKKCWIETCLKLGRDIPEPTTDDFSGQLRLRMPKSLHKALSERAKAENVSLNQLIIYQLARGVGHPIK, from the coding sequence TTGAAGGACTTGAAATATTATATGAATTTAAATTATGAGATAAAAATAAGACAGCTTACTGAAGAAGAAGGCGGTGGTTGGTTCGCAGAAATTCCTCTTCTTCCTGGGTGTATGTCTGACGGTGAAACTGTAGAAGAAGCCATAACTAATATTAATGATGCAAAAAAATGTTGGATTGAAACTTGTTTAAAGCTGGGCAGGGATATACCAGAACCAACAACCGATGATTTCTCTGGTCAATTAAGATTAAGAATGCCAAAATCCTTACACAAAGCATTATCCGAAAGGGCTAAAGCTGAAAATGTAAGTTTAAATCAACTTATCATCTATCAATTAGCCCGGGGT
- a CDS encoding DUF3794 domain-containing protein: MVEGVLSQKVVYTGLVTTQSVHSACYEVPFSGYVIPYAKFEGLKYEENVEVILDPAICTTTTINGFAYNPDQPITVDLCEEFCVDAYIEDIFACMLDTRTIFNNVTLFLQAKVSQTCT, translated from the coding sequence GTGGTAGAAGGAGTATTAAGTCAAAAAGTTGTATATACTGGCTTAGTAACTACCCAATCAGTTCACTCTGCTTGTTATGAAGTACCATTCTCTGGATATGTAATACCATATGCAAAATTTGAAGGACTTAAATACGAAGAAAATGTGGAGGTAATATTAGATCCCGCAATATGTACTACAACTACAATAAACGGATTTGCATATAATCCGGATCAACCTATCACAGTTGATTTATGTGAAGAGTTTTGTGTAGATGCTTATATAGAGGATATATTTGCATGTATGTTAGATACAAGAACAATCTTTAATAATGTAACATTATTTTTACAGGCTAAAGTATCACAAACATGCACTTAA
- a CDS encoding DUF3794 domain-containing protein: protein MKNDPVEILGITPACDFPECLALCSSVEICETDKLCIPCIKPDIESILQVKVHLLLTSKKTICTPVGEKIIVDGVKRIRIMYVADEPCQPVHSAQFDIPFCFYILLKEPHDKVVDVYTAIEHISICQLNCRCFNISIIIFACAVNNKQYYHEADVGYNLNYKPYDTCEQTCDCKSHCGCCDCKPHHNCKLYYDCHDCKPDCKSHHNYNDCKPCHYDKLVHSFKKHFNHISSIWNAAR, encoded by the coding sequence ATGAAAAATGACCCTGTAGAAATTTTGGGGATTACGCCTGCCTGTGACTTTCCTGAATGCTTGGCGCTATGCTCCTCAGTAGAAATTTGTGAGACCGATAAGCTGTGTATACCTTGCATAAAACCTGACATAGAAAGCATATTGCAGGTAAAAGTTCATTTATTACTAACATCAAAGAAGACAATATGTACTCCTGTGGGGGAAAAAATAATCGTCGATGGTGTTAAACGTATAAGAATTATGTATGTGGCTGATGAACCATGTCAACCAGTACATTCTGCTCAATTTGATATTCCCTTTTGTTTTTATATTTTGCTAAAAGAGCCCCATGATAAAGTTGTAGATGTATATACCGCCATAGAGCATATTTCTATTTGTCAGTTAAATTGCAGATGCTTTAATATATCAATCATAATTTTTGCCTGTGCGGTTAACAATAAACAGTATTACCATGAAGCAGATGTAGGATACAATTTGAATTATAAACCATATGACACTTGCGAACAGACCTGTGATTGTAAATCACACTGCGGCTGCTGTGACTGCAAACCGCACCATAATTGTAAATTATACTACGACTGTCATGACTGCAAACCGGACTGTAAATCACACCATAACTACAATGACTGCAAACCATGCCATTATGATAAACTTGTTCATAGTTTTAAAAAACACTTTAACCATATATCTAGTATATGGAATGCTGCTCGTTAG
- a CDS encoding accessory gene regulator B family protein, which yields MPLSQKLANYLIKHKGIEDRDQQEILAFGAEVLLGLFSGIFITLCLGYLLDLHVLIFYMLLASFMIRKTAGGAHSAHPFNCLLITVASYNLLAYIARDTVIYVQHFLSYFLIGTFIIGIIIVYMKAPVESPQKPLNLEQRKVLRKLALLSVLLISGSQFITFFYFNKSLVNYAVSIGLLWQYLMLTSTGHRVIFFLDKLISIISRKGGETIEKD from the coding sequence ATGCCTTTAAGCCAAAAGTTAGCCAATTACTTAATTAAACATAAAGGTATAGAAGATAGAGACCAACAAGAGATTCTTGCATTTGGGGCAGAGGTGCTATTAGGACTGTTTTCAGGTATCTTTATTACCTTATGCCTAGGATATTTGTTGGATTTACATGTTCTCATTTTTTATATGTTGTTAGCTTCATTTATGATACGAAAGACAGCCGGAGGTGCCCATAGTGCACACCCCTTCAATTGTTTGCTAATCACTGTTGCTTCTTATAATTTGTTGGCTTATATAGCCAGGGATACGGTTATTTATGTACAACACTTTCTGAGTTATTTTCTTATTGGTACTTTTATTATTGGGATTATAATAGTTTATATGAAAGCACCGGTAGAATCTCCACAAAAACCTTTAAATTTAGAGCAAAGAAAGGTATTAAGGAAATTAGCCTTATTGTCGGTGCTTTTGATCTCAGGCAGTCAGTTTATAACTTTTTTCTACTTTAATAAATCTCTGGTAAACTACGCAGTAAGTATAGGATTACTTTGGCAGTACCTCATGTTAACATCTACTGGTCATCGGGTGATATTTTTCTTGGATAAGCTTATAAGTATTATTAGTAGAAAAGGAGGTGAAACAATTGAAAAGGATTAA
- a CDS encoding DUF3794 domain-containing protein — protein MRTNSSTACSCDSALIDVIGLCNPGNVTEVIKGYFYWKQMYIPETLEIPSTKPDIEAINSVNISVNIIRKQVIKTPISYSDATPPVAMPNLEGMLLSGRKLIIEGQLCQKIVYTANVVEQPVHSVHFYVPFSSYIVVLAVGECTKFCVIGLFRQILGRLIVALTCREDRAMLGSNPSARRVLPEIAEDIIPSFLPFMTISGRTKAINPLPNPLFLGNPWLNSIPKVYCKLGDTIPPFPDWHSPLL, from the coding sequence ATGAGAACAAATTCCTCCACGGCTTGTTCTTGTGACAGTGCGTTAATCGATGTAATAGGACTTTGTAACCCAGGTAATGTTACAGAAGTTATCAAAGGCTATTTTTATTGGAAGCAAATGTATATACCAGAAACTCTTGAAATTCCTTCCACTAAACCAGATATTGAAGCTATCAATTCAGTTAATATATCAGTCAATATTATAAGAAAACAAGTTATTAAAACACCCATATCATATAGTGATGCTACACCTCCGGTAGCAATGCCAAACTTAGAGGGCATGTTATTAAGCGGTAGAAAGCTTATAATCGAAGGTCAGCTATGTCAAAAGATAGTTTACACTGCTAACGTTGTAGAGCAACCAGTCCACTCTGTACACTTTTATGTTCCATTTTCTTCATATATAGTTGTTCTAGCAGTAGGGGAGTGTACAAAATTTTGTGTAATTGGATTATTCCGTCAGATATTGGGTAGGCTTATAGTGGCTCTTACCTGTCGGGAGGATAGGGCAATGCTGGGGAGCAACCCGAGCGCCCGCAGGGTTCTGCCGGAGATAGCTGAGGATATTATTCCCAGCTTTCTTCCTTTTATGACTATCTCCGGGAGAACTAAAGCGATAAACCCGTTACCTAACCCATTGTTTTTAGGCAATCCCTGGCTGAACTCTATCCCCAAAGTATATTGCAAGTTGGGAGATACAATTCCTCCATTCCCGGATTGGCATAGTCCACTTCTTTGA
- the lgt gene encoding prolipoprotein diacylglyceryl transferase gives MHQILFYIGNWPIRSYGVMLSLGILAGLAVSCYVAKKQGRFVEEIMDLAFYAVVGGLIGARLWEVAFSWDYYSQNLWQIPAIWNGGISVQGSIFGGLVAVIWYCKKHKITVWPMLDTLAPGVLVGQAVGRVGCFLNGCCYGIPHEHLGVIYPPGTDAYYAFGAQPLFPAVLFEAGWDLVVLAILLMVYKRKPFDGFIALSYFVLYAIGRFTLEFWRGDSLRTFMNLKAAQVSSVATIIVALAIMFYLYNRDRQSESSDKLSMKN, from the coding sequence TTGCATCAGATCTTGTTTTATATCGGTAACTGGCCCATACGCTCCTACGGGGTGATGCTTTCCTTGGGCATTTTGGCGGGCCTGGCGGTGTCTTGCTATGTGGCCAAAAAACAGGGCCGCTTTGTGGAAGAAATTATGGATTTGGCTTTTTACGCCGTGGTAGGTGGTCTCATTGGCGCCAGACTGTGGGAAGTTGCCTTTAGTTGGGACTATTACTCCCAAAACCTGTGGCAAATTCCGGCCATTTGGAACGGCGGTATTTCTGTGCAAGGTTCTATCTTTGGTGGACTGGTAGCGGTAATTTGGTATTGTAAAAAGCACAAGATCACCGTCTGGCCAATGTTGGACACCCTGGCCCCCGGTGTTTTAGTGGGACAGGCCGTTGGGCGGGTGGGTTGTTTCCTAAACGGTTGCTGCTATGGCATTCCCCATGAACACCTGGGCGTGATTTATCCTCCGGGTACCGATGCTTACTATGCTTTCGGTGCGCAACCACTCTTTCCGGCGGTGCTTTTTGAGGCCGGTTGGGATCTGGTGGTGTTGGCCATACTTTTAATGGTTTATAAGCGGAAACCCTTCGATGGTTTTATCGCCTTAAGTTACTTTGTGTTGTATGCCATTGGCCGGTTTACTCTGGAATTCTGGCGGGGAGACAGCTTACGCACCTTTATGAACCTAAAAGCGGCGCAGGTTTCTTCCGTGGCCACCATCATAGTGGCGCTGGCCATAATGTTCTACCTCTACAACCGTGATCGGCAATCAGAATCAAGCGATAAACTAAGCATGAAAAACTAG
- a CDS encoding IS256 family transposase, with amino-acid sequence MQNVKNRLAAELAKECKSMDDVHNMLKDLFKDTIQKILEAEMDTHLGYEKHDPAGDLSGNSRNGYSKKTVQTQMGRTEIKIPRDRNGEFEPQIIKKYETTANELEEQIIAMYAKGMSTRDIEDHMRDIYGIEVSAAMVSKVTDKILPMIAEWQARPLDRVYPVVFLDAIHFKVRKDNRIVNKAAYSVLAINMNGQKEILGIWIGEHESASFWLGVCNDLKNRGVEDILIACKDGLSGFSEAINAVFPRTRIQLCVIHQIRNSMKYVSYKEQKAVMTDLKKVYQALTLEEAEFAFEEFKEKWGKKHPIIIKSWENNWLELTAYFEYPYEIRKMIYTTNIIEGYHRQLRKVTKTKTAYPTDDALRKIIYLATESISKKWTMPIREWRNCISQLAIYFGDRVQPGIA; translated from the coding sequence ATGCAAAACGTAAAGAACAGATTGGCAGCAGAATTAGCTAAGGAATGCAAAAGCATGGATGATGTCCATAACATGCTAAAGGATCTTTTTAAGGACACCATTCAAAAAATTCTCGAGGCGGAAATGGATACTCACCTGGGCTATGAAAAACATGACCCTGCCGGGGATCTTTCTGGCAACAGTAGGAACGGATACAGTAAAAAGACTGTTCAAACCCAAATGGGCAGAACAGAAATTAAGATTCCCCGTGATCGTAATGGCGAGTTTGAGCCACAGATCATCAAGAAATACGAAACTACAGCCAATGAACTTGAAGAACAAATTATTGCCATGTACGCTAAGGGCATGTCCACCAGGGACATAGAAGACCATATGCGGGATATTTACGGCATTGAAGTCTCTGCAGCTATGGTCAGCAAGGTAACTGATAAAATCCTACCTATGATTGCAGAATGGCAAGCCAGACCGTTGGATCGGGTTTACCCCGTAGTCTTCCTTGATGCTATTCACTTCAAGGTGCGTAAGGATAACCGCATTGTCAATAAAGCAGCCTATAGTGTACTGGCCATTAACATGAACGGCCAAAAAGAGATACTAGGCATCTGGATTGGCGAGCATGAAAGCGCCAGTTTTTGGCTCGGTGTCTGCAATGACCTTAAAAACAGGGGTGTTGAAGACATCTTAATTGCCTGCAAAGACGGTCTCTCCGGTTTCAGTGAAGCCATTAACGCTGTTTTCCCCAGGACAAGGATACAATTATGTGTTATTCACCAAATTCGTAACTCTATGAAATATGTATCCTACAAAGAGCAGAAGGCAGTAATGACTGACCTTAAGAAGGTTTACCAGGCTTTGACCCTTGAAGAGGCTGAATTTGCCTTTGAGGAATTTAAAGAGAAGTGGGGCAAGAAACACCCTATCATAATCAAGTCTTGGGAAAACAACTGGCTGGAACTAACGGCTTATTTTGAATATCCTTATGAGATCAGGAAGATGATCTACACGACCAACATTATCGAAGGTTACCATCGGCAGTTAAGGAAAGTGACCAAAACAAAAACTGCTTACCCAACTGACGATGCTTTAAGAAAGATTATTTACTTGGCAACAGAATCAATCTCAAAGAAGTGGACTATGCCAATCCGGGAATGGAGGAATTGTATCTCCCAACTTGCAATATACTTTGGGGATAGAGTTCAGCCAGGGATTGCCTAA
- a CDS encoding sigma-70 family RNA polymerase sigma factor, translating to MIDILGTDPEVVADMVENAFEKNRLLEKVHKLSRREKKVLEMRFGLGTSARKTQREIARALGISRSYVSRIEKRALNKLTKDFNVEGCQ from the coding sequence TTGATAGATATTTTGGGTACCGACCCGGAAGTGGTGGCGGACATGGTGGAAAATGCCTTTGAGAAGAACCGCTTGCTGGAAAAGGTACACAAGTTAAGCCGCCGGGAGAAAAAGGTACTGGAGATGCGCTTTGGTCTGGGAACCAGTGCCCGTAAAACACAGCGTGAAATTGCCCGGGCCTTGGGTATCTCTCGCTCTTACGTTTCTCGCATTGAAAAAAGGGCACTGAACAAACTAACCAAGGATTTTAATGTTGAAGGCTGCCAGTGA
- a CDS encoding recombinase family protein, giving the protein MERVLMHLRKSRADLEAEARGEGETLAKHRNILLKLAKERNLNIVKIREEVGISGESLIHRPEMLETLKEVEEGLYDAVLCMDIDRLGRGNTKEQGIILEAFKNSNTKIITPLKTYDLNNEFDEEYAEFGAFMARREFKFITRRLQRGRVATVEEGNYIAPRPPYGYIIEKNNKERYLIPHPEQAPIVKMIFDWYTHDDPNVRMGASKIANELNKFCKSPTGIAWKGSTVLSILKNAVYAGRIQWRKKEEKKSITPGKKKDVRMRPKEQWIDVEGKHEPLVSMETYLKAQEILERKYHVPYQIQNGITNPLAGLVKCGICGSSMVYRPYTHQRHPHLICYNRYCTNKSSRFEYVESKIIQGLHQLLAQYKADWFKHQRPKVNDDSVDLRQKALHRLEKELNDLYKQKDNLHNLLEKGVYSIDTFLERSNILAERIDDTKKAIHDAEKALAEEVQRNKVKKDIIPTVENVLELYYKTQDPAKKNNLLKSVLDYAVYRKEKHQRDDDFTLVLYPKLPQINS; this is encoded by the coding sequence ATGGAACGCGTCCTAATGCATTTAAGAAAATCCAGAGCTGATTTAGAGGCTGAGGCCCGGGGAGAAGGAGAAACTCTTGCAAAACACCGTAACATTTTATTAAAACTTGCTAAAGAAAGAAACCTTAATATCGTAAAAATAAGAGAAGAAGTAGGAATTTCTGGGGAAAGCCTTATTCATAGACCGGAAATGCTTGAAACACTCAAAGAGGTTGAAGAAGGTTTATATGATGCTGTTCTTTGTATGGATATAGACCGGTTAGGCCGTGGCAACACAAAAGAACAAGGTATTATTTTAGAAGCCTTTAAAAACTCTAATACAAAAATAATAACTCCACTAAAAACTTACGATTTAAATAATGAGTTTGATGAGGAATACGCGGAATTCGGAGCCTTCATGGCAAGGCGAGAATTCAAATTCATTACTCGTAGACTTCAAAGAGGTCGTGTAGCAACTGTTGAAGAAGGCAATTACATTGCCCCCCGCCCACCTTATGGCTACATTATTGAAAAAAATAACAAAGAACGGTACCTAATCCCTCACCCTGAGCAAGCCCCCATTGTTAAAATGATTTTTGACTGGTACACCCACGATGATCCTAATGTTAGAATGGGTGCCAGCAAGATCGCGAATGAATTAAACAAGTTTTGCAAGTCTCCTACCGGTATTGCTTGGAAGGGATCTACCGTTTTATCTATTCTTAAGAATGCAGTCTACGCCGGTCGCATCCAATGGAGGAAGAAAGAAGAGAAAAAATCTATCACCCCCGGAAAAAAGAAAGATGTAAGAATGAGGCCAAAGGAACAGTGGATCGATGTCGAAGGAAAACATGAACCATTAGTATCCATGGAAACATACTTAAAAGCCCAGGAAATCTTAGAAAGGAAGTATCACGTTCCGTATCAAATCCAAAACGGCATTACTAACCCACTGGCCGGCCTGGTGAAGTGCGGCATATGTGGTTCGTCAATGGTATATCGTCCATACACACACCAAAGACACCCTCATCTTATATGCTATAACCGTTATTGTACTAACAAAAGCTCACGGTTCGAATACGTTGAATCAAAAATAATTCAAGGACTCCATCAGTTATTAGCCCAATATAAAGCGGACTGGTTTAAACACCAACGGCCAAAGGTGAATGATGATTCCGTTGATTTAAGGCAAAAGGCTCTGCATCGTTTAGAAAAAGAGTTAAATGATTTATACAAACAAAAAGATAACCTTCATAATCTACTTGAAAAAGGTGTTTACAGCATTGATACTTTTCTCGAAAGATCCAATATTTTAGCTGAACGGATAGACGATACAAAAAAAGCAATACATGACGCCGAGAAAGCTTTGGCCGAAGAAGTACAAAGAAATAAAGTAAAAAAAGACATTATACCAACCGTTGAGAATGTGCTGGAACTTTATTATAAAACTCAAGATCCGGCAAAGAAAAATAACCTGCTTAAGTCTGTTTTAGATTATGCGGTCTACCGCAAAGAAAAGCACCAGCGAGATGATGATTTTACGCTGGTGCTATATCCTAAACTCCCACAGATAAACAGTTAA